A single genomic interval of Pelodiscus sinensis isolate JC-2024 chromosome 28, ASM4963464v1, whole genome shotgun sequence harbors:
- the PGAM2 gene encoding phosphoglycerate mutase 2, whose amino-acid sequence MPPHRLVIVRHGESTWNQENRFCGWFDADLSEKGAEEARRGAQALREAGYEFDICYTSVLKRAIRTLWAILDGIDQMWLPVVRTWHLNERHYGGLTGLNKAETAARHGEEQVKIWRRSYDIPPPPMDEQHPYYRLISKERRYAGMKPGELPTCESLKDTIARALPFWNEQIAPQIKAGKRVLIAAHGNSLRGIVKHLEGMSDAAIMELNLPTGIPIVYELDEKLKPTKPMQFLGDEETVRKAMEAVAAQGKVKK is encoded by the exons ATGCCGCCCCACCGGCTGGTGATCGTGCGCCATGGCGAGAGCACCTGGAACCAGGAGAACCGCTTCTGCGGCTGGTTCGACGCCGACCTGAGCGAGAAGGGGGCGGAGGAGGCGCGGCGcggcgcccaggccctgcgggaAGCAGGCTACGAGTTCGACATCTGCTACACCTCGGTGCTCAAGCGGGCCATCCGCACCCTCTGGGCCATCCTGGACGGCATCGACCAGATGTGGCTGCCTGTGGTGCGCACCTGGCACCTCAACGAGCGCCACTACGGGGGCCTGACCGGGCTGAACAAGGCCGAGACGGCCGCCCGGCACGGCGAGGAGCAGGTGAAGATCTGGCGCCGCTCCTACgacatccccccgccccccatggacGAGCAGCACCCCTACTACCGGCTCATCAGCAAG gagagGCGCTACGCAGGCATGAAGCCCGGGGAGCTGCCCACGTGCGAGAGCCTCAAGGACACCATCGCCCGGGCCCTGCCCTTCTGGAACGAGCAGATCGCCCCCCAGATCAAGGCCGGCAAGCGGGTGCTGATCGCCGCCCACGGGAACAGCCTGCGCGGGATCGTCAAACACCTGGAGG ggATGTCTGATGCCGCCATCATGGAGCTGAACCTGCCAACCGGGATCCCCATCGTGTACGAGCTGGACGAGAAGCTGAAGCCCACGAAGCCCATGCAGTTCCTGGGCGACGAGGAGACCGTGCGCAAGGCCATGGAGGCCGTGGCTGCCCAGGGCAAAGTCAAGAAGTGA